CCGTGACTGATCGCACCACCATTGTCGCAGGATCGTCGCTCGCCCTCACCCTTGCAGACAGCGCGACCCTGACCATCAGGGACAGCTTTTTCTCCGGCATGGGCGGCGCGGTCTATGTCAATGATGGCGCGACTTTCACCATTGCCCCGGCAACCACAAACGGCACCGGCCGGGTCGTCTATACCGGCAACACCGCCAGCCTTTACGGCGGCGCAATCTCCAACTCCGGCAGCGTGACGCTGACCGAGGTGACCTTCGCCAGCAACACCGCCGTCATGGATGGCGGCGCAATCGAAAACTATGACAGCGTAATGCTGACCAACGTCACCTTCACCGGCAATACTGTCAGCGGGCGGGGTGGGGCAATCGACAATTGGGGCGGCACCGTGAGCATTAACGTGACCAGCGGGACGCACATCGAGGCAACGGGCAACACCGCTGGAACGGGCGGCTTCCTCTATGCCTATGCGAGCGCCCTCACCACCTTCAACATCGAGGCCGGGGCGACCCTGACCATCGGCGACGCTGGCGAGACGAACAAGGCGATCGACTCCATTGCCAGCTACAATGCCACCGCCGTCCTGACCAAGAGCGGGGCGGGCAAGCTGGTGCTTCATGCGGACAACTCGCAGTTCACCGGCACCTTCAACATCGACGCAGGCGCGGTGGAGATCGATGGCGGGACGGCGAGCCATGCGCTCAACGCCACGCTGGCGAGCGCCAATGCCGGTGCCGCGCTCACCAAGCTCGGCGGCGGCACACTCACGCTCTACCAAGGACAACACCGCCTACACCGGCGCCTTCAACATCGACGAAGGCGTGGTGCAAGCCAGCCAGTCCGTTAACCTCACCGGCGGCGCGCTCAACGGCAGCGGCACGCTCGCGCTCGACCGGGCGGGTGAAACCGGGGCGTTTTTCACCGCCGCGCAGGCTTCGGGCAGCTTCACCGGCGTCGTGCGCCTGCAAAACAGCTCGACCTTGAGCCTGTCGCAGCTCGCCGCCGCCACCCAGTCGGTTCTGGCGGGTTCGCCGCTGCAACTCGCCTCCGGTGGCAGAGTGCTGATCGACGACAGTACCCGAACCCTCGACCATCTCGATCTCGCCGGCGGCAGCCTCATCGTCGCCACCAACACCGCCGCCGGCCTGCCGACGCCGCACGTGCTCGCCACCGGCACGCTTTCCGCCTCGGGCGCCGGGAGTGAGGTGTGGGTCGCCGACACTCTTCTCGCGGGGCTCGCCACCGCCCCGGCCACGCTCAACAGCCATGTCTTCGACGCCGACGCCGACACCCAGGCCGCCATCGTGCGAACGTCCTCCCTCGGCGCCGGGCTCGTCGCAGGCACGGGCCTGACCGTGAAAAACATGCGGGGCCGCGCGCTCACCACCGCGACCAGCGCCATCGAGGACGCCGCGGGCGCGAAGACCGGCGC
This genomic stretch from Termitidicoccus mucosus harbors:
- a CDS encoding autotransporter-associated beta strand repeat-containing protein, giving the protein MFLPLFADPLPPDGTVISSNTTVTDRTTIVAGSSLALTLADSATLTIRDSFFSGMGGAVYVNDGATFTIAPATTNGTGRVVYTGNTASLYGGAISNSGSVTLTEVTFASNTAVMDGGAIENYDSVMLTNVTFTGNTVSGRGGAIDNWGGTVSINVTSGTHIEATGNTAGTGGFLYAYASALTTFNIEAGATLTIGDAGETNKAIDSIASYNATAVLTKSGAGKLVLHADNSQFTGTFNIDAGAVEIDGGTASHALNATLASANAGAALTKLGGGTLTLYQGQHRLHRRLQHRRRRGASQPVR